The Haloferax volcanii DS2 DNA segment ACGCCGTCGAGGTGGACGGCGACACCGTCCGTATCTCGCTCGCGCTCGGTGCGCCGTACTCTCCGGCGGAGACGGACATCGGCCGCCGAATCCGCGAGGTGCTCGCCGAGGACGGGCTGGAGGTCGACCTCACCGCCAAAGTGCCGACCGACCGCGACCCCGACGAGGAGGTGCTCCCCGGCGTGAAGAACATCATCGCCGTCGCCTCCGGGAAGGGCGGCGTCGGCAAATCGACGGTCGCCGTGAACCTCGCGGCCGGCCTCTCGAAGCTCGGCGCGCGCGTCGGCCTGTTCGACGCCGACATCTACGGGCCGAACGTCCCGCGGATGGTCGCCGCCGAGGAAGCGCCGCAGGCGACCCAAGACCAGACCATCGTCCCGCCGGAGAAGTACGGGATGAAGCTCATGTCGATGGCGTTCCTCGTCGGCGACGACGACCCGGTCATCTGGCGCGGCCCGATGGTCCACCAGCTGCTCACCCAACTCGTCGAGGACGTGGAGTGGGGCAGCCTCGACTACCTCGTGCTCGACCTGCCGCCGGGCACGGGCGACACCCAACTGTCAATCCTCCAGACGCTCCCGCTCACGGGCGCGGTCATCGTCACGACCCCGCAGAACGTCGCCCTCGACGACGCCAACAAGGGCCTCCGGATGTTCGGCAAGCACGACACGAACGTCCTCGGCATCGTCGAGAACATGAGCACGTTCCGGTGTCCCGACTGCGGGAACCGCCACGACATCTTCGGCGCGGGCGGCGGCCGCGAGTTCGCCGCCTCGAACGACCTGCCGTTCCTCGGGGCGCTCCCGCTCGACCCGGCCGTCCGCGAGGGCGGCGACGGCGGCAAGCCCATCGTCCTCGAAGACGACGACGAGACGGCCGACGCGTTCCGCGTGATGACCGAGAACATCGCCGACATGGTCGGTATCGTCCAGCGGCGGAGCGTCAGCGAGCGATGAGCGACGACGGGCGACCCGACGCTGACGCGGACGTGGACACCGATGCTGACGCCGGCGCGGACACCGACGGCGATGCCGAGGAGGTCGACTGGGAGATGGCCCCGGACTCCGACGCCGACTTCCCCGCGGACCCCGAGCGCGTCGCGTTCCTCCGCGAAATCGCCGACGACATCTACGGCGAGTCCTCCGAGAGCCGGCAGGTGTCGGCCATCCTCTACCGCGTCAGCGACCTCTACGACCCCGACGGCGACACCTCGCCCGAGGAGATTTACCTGAACGTCCGCCACATCATGGACATCAAGGCGCAGGGCGGCATCGACCGCTGAACCGCTCTGACCACCGAACTGCCGCCGACCGACTCGCGTTCGCCTCCGCTCGGTTCACTTCCGCTTTTCCCGATTCCGCGATTCGAGCGACAGCGTCGTCTTCACCCACGAGTCCGCCTGTTCGTCCCACGTTCACTTTCACCACGCACCACCGCCGGCTCGGCCGAAGCCCGTCAGCGAGAGGTGGACGGACGGTGCAGGAGCGGGGTCGAGAGTGATGGACTATCTGCACGGACCGGGCGGGTTTTGGTCCCGGAGCCGAATTCGAGGGTGTGGACGCACACCAACGCCAGTTCCGGAACCCCTTCTCGATGGACACCGACTGCACGAACTGCTCGGGGCTCTGCGAGACGCGCGAGCAGGTCGTCCACGGCTACGGCGACGTGGGCGCGGAGTTCCTGTTCGTCGGCGAGGCTCCGACCGCGGCCGCGGAACGGACGGGCGTCCCTTTCACCGGCGACGAGGCCGGACGGCGCGTCCAGCGCATCCTCGGCGACCTCGGCTTCGTCCGGTCCGAACCGGACGCCGACGAGCCGGACGTACAGAACGTCTTTTTCACGTATCTCACGCGCTGTCGACACCCCGACCGCGGGCCGAGCGACGACGAGGTTGCGACCTGCGAGCCCTACCTGAACGCGGAGGTTCGGATGATAAACCCGCACATCATCGTTCCCGTCGGACAGGCCGCGCTGGAGGCGCTCGCGTTCGATTACACCACGCGCGCGGCCGACAGCTTCGACGTCGACGCGGAGCACGCGACGACCATCCGCGGCCGCGGCTTCGAACTCGTCCCGATGAAGGAGCCGGAGCGCCTGACCGACGCCGACGCCGAGGCGTTCGTCGAACACGTCCGCGAGTCCGTGTTCGGCCGGGACTACCGGCAGACGAAGGGACGGCAGAGTCGCTGAGTCGGGCGGACGATTCCCGTCGCGTCCGGGGCCGCGTCCCGCAAGCGGCGGGTTCAAGGGTTCCCCGGCGCGAGGGGTGGGTATGACGGTCATCGCCGTACTCGCCGAACCGCCGCGGCCGGGACTGGTGCTTTCGGAACTCGCGGAGACGAGTCCGCTCTCGGAGGCCGAAGCCGCGGACCTCTACGCCGCGATGCTCAAAGACGTCTGTATCGCCGTCGAGCGGTCGGGCGGCGACCTCCTCGTCAACTACCGCGCCGAGGACGAGCTCCCCGACGAGTTCGCCGGGGACCACGACTCGGAAGCCGAGATTCGGAGCGTCGTCGCCGACGCCCTCGGCGGCACCGACAACGCGCGGTTCGAACCGCAGGTCGGCTCGACGTTCTCCGCCCGCGCGGGTAACACCGTCTCGCATCTGCTCAACGAGGAGGAGGAGGTCCACTCGGCGGCAGTCGTTCGACCCATCGCGCCGCTGCTCGGCCGCACGCACCTCGACAGCGCGGCGATGAAGCTCCGGAGCACGCCGGTCGTCCTCGGCCCCTCGACGGAGGGCCGCGTCTACTTCTCGGGCTTCCTCGACCCCATCGACTTCACCGACGCCTACGCGGAGCCGGAAGTCGAGACGCTCGCTCGCCGCGCCGACGACGCGGGTCACGGCCTCGACTACGTCCCGATGCTTCCGGTCCTCGAAACGGGCGCGGACCTCGCCACGGTCGTGCCGATGCTCCGGTCGCGGGTCGAATCCGAGCGGCTCGTCCCCGAGCACACGACGACGTTCGTCTTCGAGGAGGGACTCCGGGTCGAGTCGACCGACGGCGTGTTGGAACTCGTCCGCGACTGAGCGAAGCGACAACTCTTAGGTATCCGACTCAAAATCCCCGTGTGAAGGTGGGATGGCGGAGTGGCCTAACGCGCCTGCCTTGAAAGCAGGTTTCCTCACGGAATCCTGGGTTCAAATCCCAGTCCCACCGCATTCTGACGCGAACGACTCGGCGAGCACCGCGTAGCGTGTGCTCGCCGGCGTGAGCGTTGATTCGGTCAACTGGGATTTGAAGCAGGGAGCGGAGCGAACGACGTGAGCGGAGCGAGTGAGGTTCAACTCCCAGTCCCATCGCATCCACTCCAAGCGACACCAACAACCCCGAAAAAGCGACCCACAGCCCTCGACCCGTTCAGAACCGGTACGCCATCATCACCTCGTCGACGTGTTCGTCACCGATGGTGTAGTGGTCTCTGCGAATCGCCTCGGTCTCCCAGTCGTGGTCGCCGAGGAACTCCAGCGCGCGGTCGTTCGTCATCGGGACGCTGTTGTACACTTTCCGGAAGCCGTTGGCTTCGGCCCAGTCGAGGCCGCGGCGCAACAGGAGGCTGCCGATGCCCGCCCCGCGGTAGTCCTCCTTGACGCCGACGGTCTGCTGGGCGGTCTCGCGGATGCGCGACACCTGCGGGAGGTCGAGGTGCGTCCAGCCGACGACCTCCTCGCCGAGCGTCGCGACGAAGAACACGCGGGACTCGACGCGGTTGTGACGCGTGACCGCCTCGTCGTAGAGGAGTTGTTCGGCGATGGTCTCGGCGACGACGTACGTCTCCTCGGAGGTCACGTCTCGAATCGCGTCGATGAGGCCCTCGAAGTCGCGTTGACGGCCGGGCCGGATAGTGACGATGCCGGCGTCGGTGTCGTGTTCCTCGATGGTGCCTACGTCGAGCGCCAACTGGAGCGTGCCGCCGTCTTCTTCGAGGTAGCCGCGCGATTTCAGTCGGTCGAGTTCGGTTCGGAACTCGTCGGACGGCACGGGCGCGACGTCGAGGAGGACGTTTCGCTTGGCGGTGCCGTGCCGCTCGACGTACTCGTAGATAACCTTGCTCGCCTCGGATTCGAACGTCGGGCGCTCGGTCGCTCGCATGACTCCAAGAACCATGGCGTGCCACGCGTATATTTCTTGTTCATCGGTAGCAAACACCGTGACCACGCGGCGTTTCGCATGACAGATATCAACAGATGCGTAACGGCTTTGAATCGGCCTGCCAACACTCGGGTATGGATTGGCCACACGACCCGGACGGCGAAGAGGGGAGCGAAGGCGGACGCAAGTACGGCCAGGCGGTCATCGCGAAGAAGGTCGACGAAGACGAGGACTTCCCGCTGAACAAAGCGGCGTTCGTCGAGGAGTACGGCGACCACCCCATCCGACTCGACTCCGAGCGCGTCGTCTCGCTTTCGGACATCTTCGAACACGTCGAAGGTGAGGAGTTCGACGACTTCGTCGAACTACACAAGGCCGTCGGCAAGGCGATGCGCGAAAACGACTTCTGGTTCTACGAGGGCGCAGCGCAGTTCGTCACCGGTAAGAAGGCGTAAGTTTCGAGATTGTTTTCGGCCCGCGACGGCGAGTTAGTTTCCGGACCCGCGGGACGAGGCCCGCTCTTGGACCTCCCGTTCGATGGCGTCGCGCTCCCAGGTGCGCGTCTCGTCGCCCTCGACTTCGGCCTGAACCTTCTCTTCGAGCAGCGTGACGGCGACGCTGTTTGCCCCTTCGGGGATGATGAGGTCGGCGTGTTTCTTCGTCGGTTCGATGAACTGCTCGTGCATCGGCTTGACCGTCGAGAGGTACTGGTCGATGACCCCCTGGAGGTCGCGTCCGCGGTCAATGGCGTCGCGCTGGATGCGCCGGAGGATGCGAACGTCGGCGTCGGTCTCGACGTAGAGCCGAAGGTCGAGCATCTCGTTTACGTCCTCGTCGTAGAGCGCGAGAATCCCTTCGAGAATGATGACGTCAGTCGGCTCGACGGTCTCACGCTCGGACTTTCGGTTGTGAATCTCGAAGTCGTACTGCGGCATCTCGACCGCCCGTCCCTCCATGAGCTCCGAGAGCTGTTCGTACAGCAGGTCCCACTCGAACGCGGAGGGGTGGTCGTAGTTCACCTGCTCGCGTTCGGCCATATCGAGGTGACTCTGGTCTTTGTAGTAGTTGTCAATCGGAATCCGGGTCACGGACTCACCGACGTTCTCCGTGATGAGTCGAGCCACGGTCGTCTTTCCGGCACCGCTGCCCCCGGCGATACCGATGACGAACGACGGGATGGTCATTGTCCCAAAGACGCCCGCGAACGGGTTTGAACGCAGCGGTTCGCCGGCTTCGACTGACGAGTATATAAAACACATTGACAGGCAGTTTCACACAACCGATTCTCGCACCGCCGTCGGTCGCAATTATCGTGGCTTTTCAAACTCGGGAAGTAAGTTTTATAGGTGGGAGTTGCCATTGGCTTTCACATGGTACGTGATATCGTACGCCGCGACTTCCTCAAGGGAGTGGGAGCCGCGGGCGCGGCAGGCTTGACTGGCTTATCCGGATGCATCGGTGGCGGCGGCGGTGGCGGCGGTCCCGAGGGGCTCGTCGTCATCGGCTACCCCGAAAGTGGTATTCAACTGTTCCGTGACTACTACAGCGCGTCCGACGGGAGCGAGGAGATACTCGTGCCCGACGGAATGCGCTCCGGGTCGATGCCCGGACAGGTCGGCAACGACATGGCGAACGTGACCGGGACAGCACCCGCCGCGGGCGGTCCGAACCAAGACACGTTCAACCAACTGTTCGAAGACGAGTACGGCGCGGCCCCGGGCGTCTTCACGTCGCAGACCTACGACTCGGTCGCGATTCAACTGCTCTCGAACGCCGCCGCCGGGGAGAACTCCGGCCCGGCCATCAAAGACCAGATGCGCCGGATGGCGAACCCCGATGGAATGACCGTCGGACCGGACAACCTCGTCGAGGGCATCGAGGCCGCCGCGAACGGTGAAGACATCGACTACCAGGGCGCGTCCTCGTCCGTCAACTTCGACGAGAACGGCGACCCGGCGGAAGCCGCGTACTCCATCTGGGAGTTCGACGCCGAGAACAACGCCACGTCGAGCGTCGAGACGCAGTCGTTCGCCGGCGAGAACTCCGACGGGGACGGCCCGTCCGCGGACAGCGGTCCGGGAGGTTCCGACCGCGAGATGTCGGTCGGCATCCTGCTGCCCGAAACCGGCGACCTCGCTGCCGTCGGTGCGCCGATGATTCAGGCCGCACAGATTCCTGTCATGCAGGTCAACGACGCCAACCCGGCCGGGCTCTCCGTCAACGCCCAAATCGAAGACACCCAAACGTCCCCGAGCTCCGGTGTCTCCGCCGCGCAGTCGCTCGTCTCCGCGGGTGTTCCGTCCGTCTGTGGGTCCGCGTCGTCCGGCGTGAACGTCCCCGTCTCGAAGCAGGCGTTCATCCCGAACGAAATCGTCGGTTGCTCGCCGTCCTCAACGGCTCTGTCCGTCTCGAACCTCGAAGACAACGACTTCATCTTCCGAACTGCACCGTCCGACTTCCTGCAGGGCCGCGTCATGGCACAGGTCATGGCCGAGCGCCTCGAAGTCAGTTCGGTCTCGACGCTGTACGT contains these protein-coding regions:
- a CDS encoding Mrp/NBP35 family ATP-binding protein; its protein translation is MDEADVRDRLRAVEDPDLGDDVVSLGLVNAVEVDGDTVRISLALGAPYSPAETDIGRRIREVLAEDGLEVDLTAKVPTDRDPDEEVLPGVKNIIAVASGKGGVGKSTVAVNLAAGLSKLGARVGLFDADIYGPNVPRMVAAEEAPQATQDQTIVPPEKYGMKLMSMAFLVGDDDPVIWRGPMVHQLLTQLVEDVEWGSLDYLVLDLPPGTGDTQLSILQTLPLTGAVIVTTPQNVALDDANKGLRMFGKHDTNVLGIVENMSTFRCPDCGNRHDIFGAGGGREFAASNDLPFLGALPLDPAVREGGDGGKPIVLEDDDETADAFRVMTENIADMVGIVQRRSVSER
- a CDS encoding uracil-DNA glycosylase, producing MDAHQRQFRNPFSMDTDCTNCSGLCETREQVVHGYGDVGAEFLFVGEAPTAAAERTGVPFTGDEAGRRVQRILGDLGFVRSEPDADEPDVQNVFFTYLTRCRHPDRGPSDDEVATCEPYLNAEVRMINPHIIVPVGQAALEALAFDYTTRAADSFDVDAEHATTIRGRGFELVPMKEPERLTDADAEAFVEHVRESVFGRDYRQTKGRQSR
- a CDS encoding GNAT family N-acetyltransferase, which encodes MRATERPTFESEASKVIYEYVERHGTAKRNVLLDVAPVPSDEFRTELDRLKSRGYLEEDGGTLQLALDVGTIEEHDTDAGIVTIRPGRQRDFEGLIDAIRDVTSEETYVVAETIAEQLLYDEAVTRHNRVESRVFFVATLGEEVVGWTHLDLPQVSRIRETAQQTVGVKEDYRGAGIGSLLLRRGLDWAEANGFRKVYNSVPMTNDRALEFLGDHDWETEAIRRDHYTIGDEHVDEVMMAYRF
- a CDS encoding DUF5785 family protein; this encodes MDWPHDPDGEEGSEGGRKYGQAVIAKKVDEDEDFPLNKAAFVEEYGDHPIRLDSERVVSLSDIFEHVEGEEFDDFVELHKAVGKAMRENDFWFYEGAAQFVTGKKA
- the udk gene encoding uridine kinase; amino-acid sequence: MTIPSFVIGIAGGSGAGKTTVARLITENVGESVTRIPIDNYYKDQSHLDMAEREQVNYDHPSAFEWDLLYEQLSELMEGRAVEMPQYDFEIHNRKSERETVEPTDVIILEGILALYDEDVNEMLDLRLYVETDADVRILRRIQRDAIDRGRDLQGVIDQYLSTVKPMHEQFIEPTKKHADLIIPEGANSVAVTLLEEKVQAEVEGDETRTWERDAIEREVQERASSRGSGN
- a CDS encoding ABC transporter substrate-binding protein, whose product is MVRDIVRRDFLKGVGAAGAAGLTGLSGCIGGGGGGGGPEGLVVIGYPESGIQLFRDYYSASDGSEEILVPDGMRSGSMPGQVGNDMANVTGTAPAAGGPNQDTFNQLFEDEYGAAPGVFTSQTYDSVAIQLLSNAAAGENSGPAIKDQMRRMANPDGMTVGPDNLVEGIEAAANGEDIDYQGASSSVNFDENGDPAEAAYSIWEFDAENNATSSVETQSFAGENSDGDGPSADSGPGGSDREMSVGILLPETGDLAAVGAPMIQAAQIPVMQVNDANPAGLSVNAQIEDTQTSPSSGVSAAQSLVSAGVPSVCGSASSGVNVPVSKQAFIPNEIVGCSPSSTALSVSNLEDNDFIFRTAPSDFLQGRVMAQVMAERLEVSSVSTLYVNNDYGQQLSERFSNVFSDSFDGEVYNQVAFNIGESSYSSVIETALSGPDN